The proteins below come from a single Asanoa ferruginea genomic window:
- a CDS encoding Bax inhibitor-1/YccA family protein, with protein sequence MRSSNPVLTQLDNTARTERQVLGQAPANQAMTIDDVVIRTVALLLLTTAVAAVSWFTIHGGAALRFGIIGGSIGGLVLVLVISFKRITNPWVISLYAILQGVLLGVASRGFEELYPGIVIQAVIGTLGVFLGMAVLYRLRIIRATPRFTRFVIGALIGVVVLGFANLIVFWVSGRQGLEVYTQTGHVSWVPYVFAIVCIGVGALTFILDFAAVEQGIRYGLPRRYAWYCAFGMLVGLIYLYWQILRLLSYIRR encoded by the coding sequence ATGCGAAGTTCGAACCCGGTCCTCACCCAGCTCGACAACACCGCCCGGACCGAGCGCCAGGTGCTCGGCCAGGCACCGGCCAACCAGGCGATGACCATCGACGACGTGGTCATCCGCACGGTCGCGCTGCTGCTGCTGACCACCGCCGTTGCCGCCGTCTCCTGGTTCACCATCCACGGCGGTGCGGCACTGCGCTTCGGCATCATCGGCGGCTCGATCGGCGGCCTCGTCCTCGTGCTGGTGATCAGCTTCAAGCGGATCACCAATCCGTGGGTGATCAGCCTCTACGCGATCCTCCAGGGCGTGCTGCTCGGCGTGGCCAGCCGCGGTTTCGAGGAGCTCTATCCCGGCATCGTGATCCAGGCGGTGATCGGCACGCTCGGGGTGTTCCTCGGCATGGCGGTGCTCTACCGGCTGCGGATCATCCGGGCCACCCCGCGGTTCACCCGCTTCGTGATCGGCGCGTTGATCGGCGTGGTCGTCCTCGGCTTCGCCAACCTGATCGTGTTCTGGGTCAGCGGCCGGCAGGGGCTCGAGGTCTACACCCAGACCGGCCACGTGAGCTGGGTGCCCTATGTGTTCGCCATCGTCTGCATCGGCGTCGGCGCGCTGACCTTCATCCTCGACTTCGCCGCCGTCGAGCAGGGCATCCGCTACGGCCTGCCGCGCCGCTACGCCTGGTATTGCGCGTTCGGCATGCTGGTCGGCCTGATCTACCTCTACTGGCAGATCCTCCGCCTGCTCAGCTACATCCGGCGCTAG
- a CDS encoding PadR family transcriptional regulator → MDTTQLLKGVLDLAVLAVLKDEDGYGYDILRRLRTAGLDEVGDASVYGTLRRLFQAGLLTTYVVPSEEGPHRKYYGLNAAGRDQLHRAGKTWRTFASTMDGLLDERGVAA, encoded by the coding sequence GTGGACACCACCCAACTGCTCAAGGGGGTGCTCGACCTCGCTGTGCTGGCCGTGCTCAAGGACGAAGACGGTTACGGCTACGACATCCTGCGCCGGCTGCGCACAGCCGGCCTCGACGAGGTCGGCGACGCCTCCGTCTACGGCACCTTGCGCCGGCTCTTCCAGGCCGGGCTCCTGACCACCTATGTCGTGCCGAGCGAGGAGGGGCCGCACCGCAAGTACTACGGCCTCAACGCCGCCGGCCGCGACCAGCTCCACCGCGCCGGCAAGACCTGGCGCACGTTCGCGTCCACGATGGACGGCCTGCTCGACGAACGGGGGGTGGCGGCATGA
- a CDS encoding ABC transporter substrate-binding protein, with amino-acid sequence MRLVSLLPSATEIVYALGLGDSLVGVTFECTIRPGSSPAVVVGGRDTHNLTPGEIDAYVRAAAASGTDLYTLHADALAGLDPDLILTQDLCRVCALPAGRVADALNHLGCQADVLTLDPHTLEDVLDSILAVGNQAGASATAVNLVASLRARLSAVAAAVSGRPRPRVAVVEWVDPPFGAGHWIPDLITAAGGTPVAAHPGARSSATTWSAFQAESPDLVVVAPCGYDLPGAIDQARTVQPHFPSLPVWAIDADSLIVRPGPRLIDGVEALAAILHPDTTPHPPTNHVARVA; translated from the coding sequence CTGCGCCTCGTCTCACTGCTCCCGTCCGCGACGGAGATCGTCTACGCCTTGGGCCTAGGCGACAGCCTGGTCGGCGTGACCTTCGAATGCACGATCCGCCCCGGCTCTTCGCCGGCGGTGGTAGTCGGCGGCCGCGACACGCACAACCTGACACCGGGCGAGATCGACGCTTATGTCCGTGCGGCCGCCGCGAGCGGCACCGACCTCTACACACTGCACGCCGACGCCCTGGCCGGCCTGGACCCCGACCTGATCCTGACCCAGGACCTGTGCCGAGTCTGCGCCCTGCCGGCAGGCCGGGTAGCCGATGCCCTGAACCACCTGGGCTGCCAGGCCGACGTGCTAACCCTCGACCCACACACGCTGGAAGACGTCCTCGACTCAATCCTCGCGGTCGGCAACCAAGCCGGCGCGTCGGCGACCGCCGTCAACCTGGTGGCGTCCTTGCGCGCTCGTCTCTCGGCGGTCGCTGCGGCGGTCTCAGGCCGGCCCCGCCCCCGGGTAGCGGTGGTCGAGTGGGTCGACCCGCCCTTCGGCGCCGGCCACTGGATCCCGGACCTGATCACGGCCGCCGGCGGCACCCCGGTGGCCGCCCATCCGGGCGCGCGTTCATCGGCGACTACGTGGTCGGCCTTCCAGGCGGAGTCGCCGGATCTTGTGGTCGTGGCACCGTGCGGCTACGACCTGCCCGGCGCCATCGACCAAGCCCGCACGGTGCAGCCCCACTTCCCGTCACTCCCGGTCTGGGCAATCGACGCCGACTCCTTGATCGTCCGCCCGGGCCCCCGCCTAATCGATGGCGTCGAAGCCCTGGCCGCGATCCTGCACCCCGACACGACGCCACACCCGCCCACGAACCACGTCGCACGCGTCGCCTGA
- a CDS encoding acetyl-CoA C-acetyltransferase: MAIQSDRDAVIVATARSPIGRAVKGSLRELRADDLTATIVRAALDKVPALDPTTIDDLYLGCGLPGGEQGFNMARVVATMLDLDGLPGATITRYCSSSLQTTRMAFHAIRAGEGDVFISAGVECVSRFARGSSDGLPSEAQELVGGSWDNPRFSSARSRSKQAAAGGGEVWHDPRTDGELPDVYLAMGQTAENLAQVKGVSREEMDEFGVRSQNLAEKAIADGFWAREITPVTTPSGAVVSQDDGPRAGVTLEGVAGLKPVFRPDGRVTAGNCCPLNDGAAAVIVMSAGRARDLGITPLARIVSTGVTALSPEIMGLGPVGASLQALKRAGMTIDDVDLVEINEAFAAQVIPSYQDLGVPIDKLNVMGGAIAVGHPFGMTGARITGTLINSLDWNDKTIGLETMCVGGGQGMAMVLERLS, encoded by the coding sequence ATGGCCATCCAGTCGGACCGCGACGCCGTCATTGTCGCTACCGCTCGTTCCCCCATCGGTCGGGCTGTCAAAGGGTCGCTGCGGGAGCTGCGGGCCGACGACCTGACCGCCACCATCGTGCGCGCCGCTTTGGACAAGGTCCCCGCGCTGGATCCCACGACGATCGACGACCTCTACCTCGGTTGCGGCCTCCCGGGCGGCGAGCAGGGCTTCAACATGGCCCGCGTGGTCGCGACGATGCTCGACCTCGACGGCCTGCCGGGCGCGACGATCACGCGCTACTGCTCGTCGTCCCTCCAGACCACCCGCATGGCATTCCACGCGATCCGGGCCGGCGAGGGCGACGTCTTCATCTCGGCGGGCGTCGAGTGCGTGTCCCGCTTCGCGCGCGGCTCGTCCGACGGGCTGCCCAGCGAGGCGCAGGAACTCGTCGGCGGCTCGTGGGACAACCCCCGGTTCTCTTCGGCGCGGTCCCGCTCCAAGCAGGCCGCCGCAGGCGGCGGCGAGGTGTGGCACGACCCGCGCACCGACGGCGAGCTGCCGGATGTCTACCTGGCGATGGGTCAGACCGCGGAAAACCTGGCCCAGGTCAAGGGCGTGAGCCGGGAAGAGATGGACGAGTTCGGCGTACGCAGCCAGAACCTCGCCGAGAAAGCCATCGCCGACGGTTTCTGGGCCCGCGAGATCACACCGGTGACAACGCCCAGTGGTGCCGTGGTCTCCCAGGACGACGGGCCGCGTGCGGGTGTGACCCTCGAAGGGGTCGCGGGGCTCAAGCCGGTCTTCCGCCCCGATGGCCGGGTGACGGCCGGCAACTGCTGCCCGCTCAACGACGGTGCGGCGGCCGTGATCGTGATGAGCGCGGGGCGGGCCCGCGATCTGGGCATCACGCCGCTGGCCCGGATCGTGTCGACGGGTGTTACCGCGCTGTCGCCGGAGATCATGGGTCTCGGACCGGTCGGGGCGTCGTTGCAGGCGCTGAAGCGGGCCGGGATGACCATCGACGACGTCGACCTGGTCGAGATCAACGAGGCGTTCGCCGCTCAGGTGATCCCGTCCTACCAGGACCTAGGCGTTCCGATCGACAAGCTCAACGTGATGGGCGGAGCGATCGCGGTCGGCCACCCGTTCGGCATGACCGGCGCCCGCATCACCGGCACGCTGATCAACTCCCTGGACTGGAACGACAAGACCATCGGCCTCGAGACAATGTGCGTCGGCGGTGGCCAGGGGATGGCGATGGTCCTGGAGCGGCTTAGCTGA
- a CDS encoding Bax inhibitor-1/YccA family protein, with product MKTSNPVLAGLGQAAERERAAGQPGYAQPYPVGTGAYPAAPPAVRPMSIDDVVIKTVALLAIVGVAGAVAWNVVPISSTRPIAIAAALVGLVLGLVISFMRMANPALIVTYALVEGVFVGLISKSYQVIAGYHGIVLQAVTATFGVFFLMAILYKTKVIRATPRFIRFMVAALAGVVAVILINLVLSLFGFDTGLRDNGALGIGFSLVCIVIASLSFVLSFHEVEEGVRMGLPERYSWVAAFGILVSLIWLYLEVLRLLSFLQGDD from the coding sequence GTGAAGACGTCCAACCCCGTGCTCGCAGGGCTGGGCCAGGCGGCGGAGCGCGAACGCGCAGCCGGCCAGCCGGGGTACGCCCAGCCGTACCCGGTGGGCACGGGTGCCTATCCCGCCGCGCCGCCCGCGGTGCGACCGATGTCGATCGATGACGTCGTCATCAAGACCGTCGCTCTCCTCGCGATCGTCGGCGTCGCCGGCGCCGTCGCGTGGAACGTGGTCCCGATTTCCTCCACCCGTCCCATCGCGATCGCCGCCGCGCTGGTCGGCCTGGTCCTCGGCCTGGTCATCTCGTTCATGCGGATGGCCAACCCGGCCCTGATCGTCACCTACGCGCTCGTCGAAGGCGTCTTCGTCGGGTTGATCAGCAAGTCCTACCAGGTGATCGCCGGCTACCACGGCATCGTCCTCCAGGCCGTGACCGCCACCTTCGGCGTCTTCTTCCTGATGGCGATCCTCTACAAGACCAAGGTCATCCGGGCCACGCCGCGGTTCATCCGGTTCATGGTGGCGGCCCTGGCCGGCGTCGTCGCCGTCATCCTGATCAACCTGGTGCTGTCGCTGTTCGGCTTCGACACCGGCCTGCGCGACAACGGCGCGCTGGGCATCGGCTTCAGCCTCGTCTGCATCGTGATCGCGTCGCTGAGCTTCGTGCTCAGCTTCCACGAGGTCGAAGAGGGCGTCCGGATGGGCCTGCCCGAGCGCTACTCCTGGGTCGCCGCGTTCGGCATCCTGGTCAGCCTGATCTGGCTCTACCTCGAGGTGCTGCGCCTGCTCAGCTTCCTACAGGGCGACGACTGA
- a CDS encoding alpha/beta fold hydrolase codes for MAKTQQITPRFRTIDGLNVRYAESAPRDADALLLSPWPESVYAFDQMWPQLSADTHLVAIDLPGFGMSQRRDEMMSPHAMGEFIVHVADEFGLDQPHVVGPDVGTGTALFAAADHPGRLRSLVVGSGASSVPITLEGPLRDWVLSESVDEYRKVDGREIVSAALGTIQGYDLPGEIREDYLSSYEGDRFVESMSYARAYPEDLPVLRDKLPGLATPVEIIAGRDDSAVPPSNAEFLHDRLPHSKLDVIDAAHFAWEEAPSTYADLVTTWWNGGYRKV; via the coding sequence ATGGCCAAAACCCAACAGATCACACCGCGGTTTAGGACCATCGACGGGCTCAACGTCCGGTATGCGGAGAGCGCGCCGCGCGACGCCGACGCCTTGCTGCTGAGTCCCTGGCCGGAGAGCGTCTACGCGTTCGACCAGATGTGGCCGCAGCTCAGTGCCGACACCCACCTCGTCGCCATCGACCTGCCTGGATTCGGGATGTCGCAGCGCCGCGACGAGATGATGTCGCCGCACGCGATGGGCGAGTTCATCGTGCACGTCGCCGACGAGTTCGGGCTCGACCAGCCGCACGTGGTCGGCCCCGACGTGGGCACCGGGACCGCGCTGTTCGCCGCGGCCGACCATCCGGGCCGGCTGCGCAGCCTGGTCGTCGGCAGCGGGGCGAGCAGCGTGCCGATCACCCTCGAAGGACCGCTACGCGACTGGGTGCTCAGCGAGAGCGTCGACGAATACCGCAAGGTCGACGGGCGCGAGATCGTCAGTGCGGCCCTCGGAACCATCCAGGGGTACGACCTACCCGGCGAGATCCGCGAGGACTACCTCTCGTCGTACGAGGGTGACCGGTTCGTCGAGTCGATGAGCTACGCGCGGGCGTACCCGGAAGATCTGCCGGTGTTGCGCGACAAGCTGCCTGGCCTGGCGACGCCCGTGGAGATCATCGCCGGCCGTGACGACAGCGCCGTGCCACCGTCGAATGCCGAGTTCCTGCACGACCGGCTGCCGCACAGCAAGCTCGACGTGATCGACGCGGCGCACTTCGCCTGGGAAGAGGCCCCGTCCACCTACGCCGACCTGGTCACCACCTGGTGGAACGGCGGCTATCGCAAGGTCTAG
- a CDS encoding GNAT family N-acetyltransferase, whose translation MELTALAELAEAESMFAYETQAPPALGAAAARIGGGVALSVRNDPTGYWSKALGFGFDEPVTHRLVGRIVDFYRSAGTPAATIQIAPSVLPPDWDEICSAYGLRAGPPWVKLAVPITDVRASASSSLRIAPISPGDAAAWADVLLRGFGMPTEGLGEMLGAAVSNPAFRPFGVWDGADLVGGGNLFVHGPVAALNGAAILPGHRNRGAQSALIAARVEAARAAGCRWVVAETGEPAAGSTNPSLDNLERAGLRVRYARQNWRWHHESMGEQDV comes from the coding sequence ATGGAGTTGACCGCCCTGGCCGAGTTGGCCGAGGCGGAATCGATGTTCGCTTACGAGACGCAGGCACCGCCGGCGCTGGGTGCGGCCGCGGCGCGGATCGGCGGCGGTGTCGCGCTGTCGGTGCGCAACGACCCGACCGGCTACTGGAGCAAGGCCCTTGGGTTCGGCTTCGACGAGCCGGTCACCCACCGGCTGGTGGGCCGGATCGTCGACTTCTACCGGTCCGCGGGCACGCCGGCCGCGACCATCCAGATCGCGCCGTCGGTGTTGCCGCCGGATTGGGACGAGATCTGCTCGGCGTACGGGCTGCGGGCGGGCCCGCCGTGGGTGAAGCTGGCCGTCCCGATCACGGACGTCCGCGCGTCCGCATCGTCGTCGTTGCGGATCGCCCCGATCTCGCCGGGTGACGCGGCGGCGTGGGCCGACGTGTTGCTCCGCGGTTTCGGGATGCCCACCGAAGGGCTCGGCGAGATGCTCGGTGCCGCGGTCTCCAACCCGGCCTTCCGGCCCTTTGGCGTCTGGGACGGCGCCGACCTGGTCGGCGGCGGAAATCTCTTCGTGCACGGCCCGGTCGCCGCGCTCAACGGCGCGGCGATCCTGCCCGGTCACCGCAACCGGGGCGCGCAGTCCGCATTGATCGCCGCCCGGGTCGAGGCGGCCCGGGCAGCCGGCTGCCGGTGGGTGGTCGCCGAGACCGGCGAACCGGCCGCGGGCAGCACCAACCCGTCCCTTGACAACCTCGAGCGCGCCGGCCTGCGGGTGCGATATGCCCGGCAGAACTGGCGCTGGCACCACGAATCCATGGGGGAACAAGATGTCTGA
- a CDS encoding RNA polymerase sigma factor produces the protein MAITDTDLVRAAQAGDVSSLGSLLTRHRPGQLAVAYSILGYGPDAEDAVQEAAVTALRRIGDLRDPEAVGPWLRMVVRNACRMRLRAPETAPLDDSLAQRLPSSEPDPAALLDQHAARDWVWHALDDLSPSLRLVVMLRHFTGITAYADIAAALGVPVGTVRSRLSEARRKLAAALLATADAAHDDAAALTAARRRVAEETLAASVHGDFESVLAAHWSPTVESVWPQGNRTTGCDTLLRGMERDLTAGVRQRLTNVVASRDLTLWEVDLLSPPDDPEHCPPGAVWVQHLAGDRVQRFRLVHARRPAPAIALAA, from the coding sequence ATGGCAATCACCGACACCGATCTGGTACGCGCGGCCCAGGCCGGCGACGTCAGCTCCCTCGGTTCGCTGCTCACCCGGCACCGTCCCGGCCAGCTCGCGGTGGCCTACAGCATCCTCGGCTACGGGCCCGACGCCGAAGACGCCGTGCAGGAGGCGGCCGTGACGGCCCTGCGCCGCATCGGCGACCTGCGCGATCCGGAAGCCGTCGGGCCGTGGTTGCGGATGGTGGTTCGCAACGCCTGCCGGATGCGGTTGCGGGCTCCCGAAACCGCGCCTCTGGACGACTCGCTGGCGCAGCGGCTGCCGTCTTCCGAGCCCGACCCGGCTGCGCTGCTCGACCAGCACGCCGCCCGGGACTGGGTCTGGCACGCCCTCGACGACCTGTCGCCCTCGCTGCGGCTGGTCGTCATGCTGCGCCACTTCACCGGCATCACGGCCTATGCCGACATCGCGGCGGCCTTAGGCGTGCCGGTCGGCACGGTCCGCAGCCGGCTCAGCGAGGCCCGCCGCAAGCTGGCCGCCGCGCTGCTGGCCACGGCTGACGCGGCACACGACGACGCGGCGGCGCTGACCGCGGCGCGGCGGCGGGTCGCGGAGGAGACGCTGGCCGCCTCGGTACACGGCGACTTCGAGTCGGTGCTGGCCGCGCACTGGTCGCCGACCGTCGAGTCCGTCTGGCCGCAGGGCAACCGGACCACCGGCTGCGACACCCTGCTGCGGGGCATGGAGCGCGACCTGACCGCCGGCGTGCGGCAGCGGCTGACCAACGTGGTGGCCAGCCGCGACCTGACCCTCTGGGAGGTCGACCTGCTCAGCCCGCCGGACGACCCGGAGCACTGCCCGCCCGGCGCGGTCTGGGTGCAGCACCTGGCGGGCGATCGGGTGCAGCGGTTCCGGCTCGTGCACGCCCGCCGGCCGGCGCCGGCCATCGCGCTCGCCGCGTGA
- a CDS encoding acyl-CoA dehydrogenase family protein: protein MSDLTVDDLPEALRPAIEKYRDEAAETRRIPAELLDQLRSAGAFRLTTPRELGGFELPLASVLDVLDRLGRIDGPVAWVVWNLNWGFSAAILPESGMRRIGPDALIANSGQPGRLVADGPGYRLSGRWKIVSGIESADWVALLSIVFDGDQPRMTPAGPDVRICWVPRADVTVLDTWQVTGMRGTNSNTVVAEDVPVPADLVVPFTVTPHIDRPAYRVPLIHLVFPGCAAVLLGMAQAAVDEVAALAAGKVGMDGAPLTGQPRLQAAVGRATAQVGAARLLLLDAARELDRTATAGREATDAQRGLLRGAISFAAESSREVLRTMYEAGSSDPLYESSRLGRIVRDGQAAAQHANLSAAHYELAGRTRLGLPPNALFV, encoded by the coding sequence ATGTCTGACCTGACCGTCGACGACCTGCCGGAGGCGCTCCGGCCGGCGATCGAGAAATACCGCGACGAGGCCGCCGAGACCCGCCGGATCCCGGCGGAACTGCTCGACCAGTTGCGCTCGGCCGGCGCGTTCCGGCTCACCACACCGCGCGAGCTCGGCGGCTTCGAGCTGCCGCTCGCGTCCGTGCTCGACGTGCTCGACCGGCTCGGCCGGATCGACGGCCCGGTGGCGTGGGTCGTGTGGAACCTCAACTGGGGTTTCAGCGCGGCCATCCTGCCCGAATCCGGGATGCGGCGGATCGGGCCCGACGCCCTGATCGCCAACTCCGGCCAGCCCGGTCGGCTGGTGGCCGACGGTCCCGGCTATCGCCTGTCCGGGCGCTGGAAGATCGTCAGCGGCATCGAGTCGGCCGACTGGGTCGCGCTGCTGTCGATCGTCTTCGACGGTGACCAGCCCCGGATGACCCCGGCCGGGCCCGACGTCCGGATCTGCTGGGTGCCGCGCGCCGACGTGACGGTGCTCGACACCTGGCAGGTGACCGGCATGCGGGGCACCAACAGCAACACGGTCGTCGCCGAGGACGTACCGGTGCCCGCCGACCTGGTCGTGCCGTTCACCGTGACGCCGCACATCGATCGGCCGGCCTACCGCGTACCCCTGATTCATCTGGTTTTTCCGGGTTGTGCGGCGGTGCTGCTCGGAATGGCGCAGGCCGCGGTCGACGAGGTCGCGGCGCTCGCGGCGGGCAAGGTCGGGATGGACGGCGCGCCGCTGACCGGGCAACCGCGGCTCCAGGCGGCGGTGGGTCGGGCGACTGCGCAGGTCGGTGCGGCGCGGCTGCTCCTGCTCGACGCCGCACGCGAACTCGATCGCACGGCGACCGCCGGCCGGGAGGCCACCGACGCACAGCGCGGGTTGCTGCGCGGCGCGATCAGCTTCGCGGCGGAGAGCTCCAGAGAGGTGCTGCGGACGATGTACGAGGCCGGCAGCTCCGACCCGCTGTATGAGTCGAGCCGGCTCGGCCGGATCGTGCGGGACGGTCAGGCCGCGGCGCAGCATGCCAACTTGTCGGCGGCGCATTATGAGTTGGCCGGTCGCACCCGGCTCGGGCTGCCGCCCAACGCGCTCTTCGTCTGA
- a CDS encoding SGNH/GDSL hydrolase family protein, with translation MTSRGLVGWVGRTAAMTLAAGTLGGAALLAGEFMAARNRRYAQPQLGLALRTSVGREGAPEVRLVLLGDSTSLGVGVDDVNDTVGGQLARLLAEEGGLRVHLSSVGVSGSRSTDLATQVARALLGERPDLAVILIGANDATALRRPGESAAYLAAAVRRLRDAGVEVVVGTCPDLGAARAIDQPLREIAGWWGRQTAAAQGRAVHAAGGAVVDLAAETGAVFRADAGTLCFDGFHPSADGYRVWAHALLPAVSALAGLGRSPAS, from the coding sequence ATGACGTCACGCGGTCTGGTCGGCTGGGTTGGCCGAACGGCCGCGATGACCCTGGCCGCCGGCACCCTCGGTGGTGCGGCCCTGCTGGCCGGCGAGTTCATGGCCGCCCGCAACCGCCGCTACGCCCAGCCGCAACTTGGCCTGGCCCTGCGCACGAGCGTCGGCCGCGAGGGCGCCCCCGAGGTCCGCCTGGTGCTGCTCGGCGACTCCACCTCGCTCGGCGTGGGCGTCGACGACGTCAACGACACGGTCGGCGGCCAACTCGCCCGCCTGCTCGCCGAGGAGGGCGGCCTGCGGGTGCACCTCTCGTCGGTCGGCGTCTCCGGCTCCCGCTCGACCGACCTGGCCACCCAGGTCGCCCGCGCGCTGCTCGGCGAACGCCCCGACCTGGCGGTGATCCTGATCGGCGCCAACGACGCGACGGCGCTGCGCCGGCCAGGCGAGTCCGCGGCCTATTTGGCGGCCGCGGTGCGCCGGCTGCGCGACGCCGGTGTCGAGGTCGTCGTCGGCACCTGTCCCGACCTCGGTGCGGCGCGCGCCATCGACCAGCCGTTGCGCGAGATCGCCGGCTGGTGGGGCCGGCAGACGGCGGCCGCGCAGGGCCGGGCCGTGCACGCCGCCGGCGGCGCCGTGGTCGACCTGGCGGCGGAGACAGGCGCGGTCTTCCGGGCCGACGCCGGCACGCTGTGTTTCGACGGCTTCCACCCGTCGGCCGACGGCTACCGGGTGTGGGCGCATGCCCTGCTGCCCGCCGTCTCGGCCCTGGCCGGACTGGGCCGTTCCCCCGCGTCCTAG
- a CDS encoding SGNH/GDSL hydrolase family protein, whose amino-acid sequence MGAAEAAAWRTAARTVARFTAVGAGVTAFGAVAGAALIVGQAEQARRRIPQAQEPPPRGDGVYGTRFPGEPIEMVVVGDSSAAGYGVHKPRETPGALLATGVSRRLQRPVRLHRHAVVGALSAGLPHQVEAALERTPHPALAVIIIGGNDVTHRTSTHIAVRHLVNAVRKFRAAGARVIVGTCPDLGTIQPIQPPLRWLAGRWSRQLAAAQTVASVEAGAWTVSLGDLLGPRFAAEPARMFSLDRFHPSADGYALAAAAMLPSVLAALGAPEEPVALSAGEGVRSLPQAAQEAARQPGTEVSGTQVAGRDRGPAGRWATLRRRPTAWFTPGPGGARRLFGNLRGAAPTLPLEPEREDAHPSTVEELA is encoded by the coding sequence ATGGGGGCAGCCGAGGCAGCGGCCTGGCGCACCGCCGCCCGGACGGTCGCACGGTTCACGGCGGTCGGCGCGGGCGTCACAGCGTTCGGAGCGGTGGCGGGGGCCGCGCTCATCGTCGGCCAGGCCGAGCAGGCCCGCCGGCGGATCCCGCAGGCACAGGAGCCGCCGCCGCGCGGTGACGGCGTCTACGGCACCCGGTTCCCGGGCGAGCCGATCGAGATGGTGGTGGTCGGCGACTCGTCGGCGGCCGGCTACGGCGTCCACAAGCCTCGGGAGACCCCCGGCGCGCTGCTCGCGACCGGCGTGTCCCGCCGGCTCCAGCGCCCGGTCCGGCTGCACCGGCACGCGGTGGTCGGCGCCCTGTCCGCGGGCCTGCCACACCAGGTCGAGGCCGCGCTCGAGCGCACGCCACACCCCGCTCTCGCCGTGATCATCATCGGCGGCAACGACGTCACCCACCGCACCAGCACCCACATCGCCGTGCGCCACCTGGTCAACGCGGTCCGCAAGTTCCGCGCCGCCGGTGCCCGGGTGATCGTCGGCACCTGCCCCGACCTCGGCACGATCCAGCCGATCCAGCCGCCGCTGCGCTGGCTCGCCGGCCGCTGGAGCCGCCAACTCGCCGCCGCGCAGACCGTCGCCAGCGTCGAGGCCGGCGCCTGGACGGTCTCCCTCGGCGACCTGCTCGGCCCCCGCTTCGCGGCCGAGCCGGCCCGGATGTTCAGCCTCGACCGCTTCCACCCCTCCGCCGACGGCTACGCACTGGCCGCGGCGGCGATGTTGCCCTCCGTGCTGGCCGCGCTCGGCGCGCCCGAGGAGCCGGTGGCGCTGTCGGCCGGCGAGGGCGTCCGCTCGCTGCCCCAGGCCGCGCAGGAAGCCGCCCGCCAGCCCGGCACCGAGGTCAGCGGCACCCAGGTCGCGGGCCGCGACCGGGGCCCGGCGGGCCGCTGGGCCACGCTGCGCCGTCGCCCGACCGCGTGGTTCACCCCCGGCCCGGGTGGCGCTCGTCGCCTGTTCGGGAACCTGCGCGGAGCGGCGCCGACGTTACCCTTGGAACCGGAGCGCGAAGACGCGCATCCGTCCACGGTGGAGGAGTTGGCATGA